A portion of the Oncorhynchus gorbuscha isolate QuinsamMale2020 ecotype Even-year linkage group LG07, OgorEven_v1.0, whole genome shotgun sequence genome contains these proteins:
- the LOC124040202 gene encoding NHP2-like protein 1, translating to MTEAEVNPKAYPLADATLSKTILDLVQQASNYKQLRKGANEATKTLNRGISEFIVMAADAEPLEIILHLPLLCEDKNVPYVFVRSKQALGRACGVSRPVIATSITIKEGSQLKPQIQSTQMAIERLLV from the exons ATG ACTGAAGCCGAAGTGAATCCCAAGGCCTACCCCCTGGCCGACGCCACACTTTCCAAAACCATCCTGGACCTTGTGCAGCAAGCCTCCAACTATAAACAGTTGAGGAAAGGGGCCAATGAGG CCACCAAGACATTGAACCGTGGTATCTCTGAGTTCATTGTGATGGCTGCTGATGCTGAACCACTGGAGATCATCCTCCACCTGCCGCTGCTTTGCGAGGACAAGAACGTCCCCTACGTGTTTGTGCGCTCTAAGCAGGCCCTGGGGCGTGCCTGTGGGGTCTCCCGCCCTGTCATCGCCACCTCAATCACCATCAAGGAGGGCTCTCAGCTGAAGCCCCAGATCCAGTCTACCCAGATGGCCATTGAGAGACTGCTGGTCTGA
- the LOC124039028 gene encoding ras-related C3 botulinum toxin substrate 1, with product MRLFERLTLKKWYPEVRHHCPNTPIILVGTKLDLRDDKDTIEKLKEKKLTPITYPQGLAMAKEIGAVKYLECSALTQRGLKTVFDEAIRAVLCPPPVKKRKRKCSLL from the exons ATGCGTCTTTTTGAGAGACTGACCTTGAAAAAG TGGTACCCAGAGGTGAGACACCACTGCCCCAACACCCCAATCATCCTGGTGGGCACCAAGCTGGATTTGAGAGATGACAAGGACACCATCGAGAAGCTGAAGGAGAAGAAACTCACCCCCATTACCTACCCCCAGGGTCTGGCCATGGCAAAAGAGATTG GAGCAGTAAAGTACCTGGAATGCTCAGCCTTGACACAGCGTGGCCTTAAGACAGTGTTTGACGAAGCCATCCGGGCGGTCTTGTGTCCCCCGCCCGtcaagaagaggaagagaaagtgTTCACTACTCTAA
- the LOC124040201 gene encoding cytochrome b-c1 complex subunit 2, mitochondrial-like, with the protein MKGIRGISQLSTRLYSAQAARKLDVAAEHVKFQPQDVQVTKLPSGLVIASLDNYSPASRIGVFVKAGCRYESPDNQGVTHLLRLAANLTTKGASAFRICHGVEAVGGSLGVTSSRENMIYSVDCLRDHIDTVMEYLINVTTAPEFRPWEVSDLTSRVKMDRALAAQSPQMGVIEGLHGAAYKNTLSNSLYCPDYMVGHVDADHMHNFIQNNFTSARMALVGLGVDHNVLKQVGEQFLNIRSGMGTAGTKAQYRGGEVRVQNGSSLVHSAVVSEGAAVGTDEVMAFSVLQHVLGAGPHIKRGSNSTSKLIQGVAKATADPFDASAFNVNYSDSGLFGVYTISQSAAAGDVIKAAIGQVKAVASGVSEADLTRAKTQLKAEYLMSLESSEGLLDAMGSQALARGAYHSPEAIAQMIDSVSATDVANAANKFVSGKKSMASSGNLVKTPFVDEI; encoded by the exons ATGAAGGGGATTCGCGGAATAAGTCAGTTATCG ACAAGGCTTTACTCAGCCCAGGCTGCCCGGAAGTTGGATGTTGCTGCCGAGCATGTCAAGTTTCAGCCTCAGGATGTGCAG GTGACTAAACTGCCCAGCGGTCTGGTGATAGCCTCACTGGACAACTACTCCCCGGCTTCCAGGATCGGTGTGTTTGTGAAAGCTGGCTGTCGATATGAGTCCCCGGACAACCAGGGGGTCACCCACCTGCTCCGTCTGGCTGCCAACCTG actaccaaaggtgcttcagcctTCAGGATCTGTCATGGTGTGGAAGCAGTTGGAGGAAGTCTAGG CGTGACGTCATCCAGAGAGAACATGATCTACTCTGTTGACTGTCTCAGAGACCACAT TGACACAGTGATGGAGTACCTGATCAATGTGACCACAGCACCAGAGTTCAGGCCATGGGAGGTGTCTGACCTCACCTCCAGGGTCAAGATGGACAGGGCCCTGGCTGCACAGTCCCCCCAGATGG GTGTGATTGAGGGTCTACATGGAGCTGCTTACAAGAACACGCTGTCCAACTCCCTCTACTGCCCAGACTACATGGTTGGCCACGTCGACGCTGACCAT ATGCACAATTTTATCCAGAACAATTTCACAAGTGCAAGAATGGCTCTGGTTGGGCTTG GTGTGGACCACAATGTTCTGAAGCAGGTAGGAGAACAGTTCCTCAACATCCGCAGTGGGATGGGCACCGCTGGGACAAAGGCTCAGTACCGAGGCG gTGAGGTAAGGGTGCAGAATGGGTCCAGCCTGGTGCACTCTGCAGTGGTGTCTGAGGGGGCGGCGGTGGGCACAGATGAGGTCATGGCCTTCTCTGTACTTCAGCATGTCCTGGGGGCGGGGCCACACATCAAGAGAGGCTCCAATTCCACCTCCAAACTCATCCAGGGCGTTGCTAAGGCTACTGCAGACCCCTTCGAT GCCTCTGCTTTCAATGTCAACTACTCTGACTCTGGCCTGTTTGGAGTCTACACCATCTCCCAGTCTGCAGCAGCTGGTGAT GTGATCAAGGCAGCTATTGGCCAGGTGAAGGCTGTTGCAAGTGGGGTCTCAGAAGCTGACCTGACCCGCGCCAA GACCCAGCTGAAGGCTGAGTACCTGATGTCGTTGGAGAGCTCAGAGGGTTTGTTAGATGCCATGGGTTCACAGGCTCTGGCCAGAGGAGCCTACCACTCCCCCGAGGCCATCGCACAGATGATCGACTCAGTCTCAGCAACTGATGTTGCCAAC GCTGCAAATAAGTTTGTGTCGGGCAAGAAGTCCATGGCTTCAAGTGGAAACCTCGTCAAGACGCCCTTCGTAGACGAGATCTAA
- the LOC124039027 gene encoding NHP2-like protein 1 yields the protein IPTEAEVNPKAYPLADATLSKTILDLVQQASNYKQLRKGANEATKTLNRGISEFIVMAADAEPLEIILHLPLLCEDKNVPYVFVRSKQALGRACGVSRPVIATSITIKEGSQLKPQIQSTQMAIERLLV from the exons ATACCG ACTGAAGCCGAAGTGAATCCCAAGGCCTACCCCCTGGCCGACGCCACACTTTCCAAAACCATCCTGGACCTTGTGCAGCAAGCCTCCAACTATAAACAGTTGAGGAAAGGGGCCAATGAGG CCACCAAGACATTGAACCGTGGTATCTCTGAGTTCATTGTGATGGCTGCTGATGCTGAACCACTGGAGATCATCCTCCACCTGCCGCTGCTTTGCGAGGACAAGAACGTCCCCTACGTGTTTGTGCGCTCTAAGCAGGCCCTGGGGCGTGCCTGTGGGGTCTCCCGCCCTGTCATCGCCACCTCAATCACCATCAAGGAGGGCTCTCAGCTGAAGCCCCAGATCCAGTCTACCCAGATGGCCATTGAGAGACTGCTGGTCTGA
- the LOC124040199 gene encoding ketimine reductase mu-crystallin-like, translating into MAEPPVLIRQDEVEGLLHYKDLIPRLEVALGKFSKLDSAEVIQPVRTTVPLQKYNGFLGLMPAYLVHEDILCTKLVCFYKRESGSTLPSTQATVLLFDPEYGNVKAVMDGEVITAKRTAAVSAISAKLLMPAKSEVLTILGAGHQALSHYNVFTETFSFKEVRVWSRRKETAERFAQSTQGHVTVWESVEEAVNGADVIITVTGASEPVLFGQWVKPGAHVAAVGACRPDWRELDDVLMRQAEVYVDSREGAVAESGDIILSGAKVFAELGEVLNGTRPALREKTTVFKSLGMGIQDAVSAKLVFEQWKNKH; encoded by the exons ATGGCTGAGCCACCCGTTCTTATACGACAAGATGAGGTTGAAGGTTTGTTGCATTATAAAGATTTGATCCCGCGACTTGAAGTAGCACTGGGGAAGTTTTCCAAACTGGACAGCGCAGAAGTGATCCAGCCCGTTCGTACTACGGTCCCGTTACAAAAATACAATGG ATTTCTGGGGCTGATGCCTGCGTATTTGGTGCATGAAGACATCCTGTGCACAAAATTGGTGTGCTTCtacaagagagagagtgggtcaaCTCTGCCATCAACTCAAGCCACAGTGTTGCTGTTTGATCCTGAGTATGGGAATGTCAAAGCT GTCATGGATGGGGAGGTCATCACAGCCAAAAGGACAGCAGCAGTGTCTGCTATTTCTGCCAAA CTGTTGATGCCAGCCAAGTCGGAGGTGTTGACCATACTGGGAGCTGGCCATCAGGCCCTCAGCCACTACAACGTCTTCACAGAAACCTTCTCCTTTAAAGAG GTCCGCGTGTGGAGCAGGAGGAAGGAGACGGCGGAGAGGTTTGCCCAGTCCACCCAGGGTCACGTTACAGTATGGGAGTCAGTGGAGGAGGCAGTGAATGGTGCAGACGTCATAATCACTGTGACTGGGGCCAGTGAACCAGTGCTCTTTGGCCAGTGGGTCAAGCCAGGTGCCCATGTAGCAG CTGTGGGAGCCTGCAGGCCAGACTGGAGGGAGctggatgatgtgttgatgaggcaggctgaggtgtatgtagacagcagagagggagcagtAGCAGAGTCAGGAGACATCATCCTGTCTGGG GCCAAAGTGTTTGCAGAGCTTGGAGAGGTTCTCAATGGAACAAGACCTGCCCTTAGAGAGAAGACCACTGTGTTCAAATCCCTTG GAATGGGGATTCAAGATGCAGTCTCTGCCAAGCTTGTGTTTGAACAGTGGAAGAACAAACACTGA